A stretch of the Candidatus Saccharimonadales bacterium genome encodes the following:
- the dnaX gene encoding DNA polymerase III subunit gamma/tau, producing the protein MGQALYRKYRSKSLSEIVGQEHITDTLTKALASGRISHAYLFSGPRGVGKTSIARILAHEINGLAYTDDSMHLDIIEIDAASNRRIDEIRDLRDKVYIAPTSGAYKVYIIDEVHMLTREAFNALLKTLEEPPAHAVFILATTEAHKLPETIVSRTQHYTFKTVDAAKVIEHLRHIATTENVAIDDEALAILAAHGEGSFRDSISVLDQAQSLSNLNDQTEIRAADVRQLLGIVPDEAIDELIIALSHATPSGELLGKLSDLYAQGLQAANIASQLAGKLRTALTVSKPLLPVGQSLSLMKSLIEVPASHNPERLLEIVLLESADTVHGSSPPMPLVTPAHAHSTAEPVRAAEQQAVATPVAPQPTSAASASIDSSMPDPVQQPAPMAANETQPTPAKAAKTPKATVTTEVPPTPQSADTEAATPSAVILLDAAAWPNVLGSIKKEYNTLYGVLRMANPVFTADGVELQFKFLFHQKRLNEVKNKKIIAAYIKQITGSDAIVTCTYVKDGVSGGVTAATDTTPSGNDMEAIQNIFGSAEVLDS; encoded by the coding sequence ATGGGGCAAGCATTATATCGAAAATACCGTTCGAAGTCGCTGAGTGAGATAGTTGGCCAGGAACACATCACGGACACGCTTACCAAGGCACTCGCCAGTGGGCGTATTAGTCATGCCTATCTCTTTAGCGGACCGCGCGGCGTCGGCAAAACCTCGATCGCTCGTATCCTGGCGCACGAGATCAATGGACTGGCCTACACTGACGACTCAATGCACCTCGACATCATTGAGATAGACGCCGCCAGCAATCGGCGGATCGACGAAATCCGCGATCTGCGTGACAAAGTATACATTGCGCCGACCAGTGGTGCTTACAAAGTCTATATTATCGATGAAGTCCACATGCTCACCCGCGAAGCTTTCAATGCCTTACTCAAGACACTCGAGGAGCCGCCAGCTCACGCTGTCTTTATACTAGCTACCACCGAGGCACACAAACTACCGGAAACAATCGTTAGCCGCACGCAGCATTACACCTTTAAAACCGTCGATGCAGCCAAGGTCATTGAGCATTTGCGTCATATTGCAACCACCGAAAACGTCGCAATCGACGACGAGGCATTAGCCATCCTGGCCGCACATGGTGAAGGCTCGTTCCGCGACAGCATCAGCGTCCTCGATCAGGCGCAAAGTCTGAGCAACCTGAATGATCAAACGGAGATCCGCGCAGCCGATGTCCGGCAGCTGCTGGGCATAGTTCCAGACGAAGCGATCGATGAGCTCATCATTGCACTGAGCCACGCAACGCCGTCCGGCGAACTACTCGGGAAACTCAGTGATTTGTACGCCCAGGGCCTGCAAGCTGCCAATATCGCCAGCCAGCTCGCTGGCAAATTACGGACTGCACTGACCGTCAGCAAGCCGTTACTGCCAGTCGGCCAATCATTATCGCTCATGAAATCCTTAATCGAAGTGCCGGCCTCGCACAATCCTGAGCGCCTGCTGGAAATAGTGCTGCTTGAATCTGCCGATACGGTGCATGGTTCATCGCCACCCATGCCGCTCGTGACGCCTGCTCATGCTCATTCCACTGCCGAACCCGTTAGAGCAGCCGAGCAACAAGCGGTAGCAACGCCGGTAGCTCCTCAGCCAACATCCGCTGCGTCTGCGTCAATTGACAGTAGCATGCCCGATCCAGTCCAGCAGCCGGCTCCAATGGCCGCAAACGAGACACAACCGACACCAGCTAAAGCCGCCAAAACACCGAAGGCCACGGTAACGACTGAAGTACCTCCAACACCTCAATCTGCTGATACTGAGGCCGCCACTCCTTCGGCTGTCATTTTACTGGATGCTGCTGCCTGGCCAAACGTACTCGGCAGTATAAAAAAGGAATATAATACCTTGTATGGTGTTCTGCGAATGGCAAACCCGGTATTTACGGCCGATGGGGTCGAACTGCAGTTTAAATTTTTGTTTCACCAGAAACGACTAAATGAAGTCAAGAACAAGAAAATTATCGCGGCGTACATCAAGCAAATTACCGGTTCTGATGCTATCGTGACCTGTACTTACGTCAAAGACGGCGTTTCGGGCGGTGTGACAGCAGCTACCGACACAACCCCCTCCGGAAACGATATGGAAGCGATACAAAACATATTCGGCAGCGCTGAAGTACTGGACTCGTAA
- the rplL gene encoding 50S ribosomal protein L7/L12: MADLKKLAEELTKLTVLEVNELKTILKDEYGIEPAAAAVAVAGPAGDAGPAEDVQTEFDVVLKDAGAQKVAVIKAVKDITSLGLGEAKALVDGVPKTILEKVSKDDADKAKKALEDAGATVELA; this comes from the coding sequence ATGGCTGATTTAAAGAAACTTGCAGAAGAGCTGACAAAGCTGACTGTACTTGAAGTAAACGAACTAAAGACCATCCTGAAGGATGAATACGGTATTGAGCCAGCTGCTGCAGCTGTCGCTGTCGCTGGTCCTGCCGGAGACGCCGGTCCTGCTGAAGACGTACAGACTGAATTCGACGTTGTCCTCAAAGACGCTGGCGCCCAGAAAGTCGCTGTCATCAAGGCCGTCAAAGACATCACCAGCCTCGGCCTGGGTGAAGCCAAAGCACTTGTCGATGGCGTACCAAAGACCATCCTCGAAAAAGTAAGCAAAGACGACGCCGACAAGGCCAAGAAAGCCCTCGAAGACGCCGGCGCTACTGTCGAACTCGCCTAG
- the rplJ gene encoding 50S ribosomal protein L10, with translation MALTKDKKNEVVAEVAQLLSASKMTVVTKYQGTTVKALQNLRREARGNGTQLKVVKNRLVIKALAQSDALKGTDTSALEGMLLYAFNDQDEVAPAQVIATFAKLNPTLEFVGAISAEGKFLTADEVKSLATMPSKNEMIGQVVAMLLSPVHDVTNALSGNLHALLDGVSDKATA, from the coding sequence ATGGCATTAACTAAGGACAAGAAAAACGAAGTTGTCGCAGAAGTGGCCCAGCTACTAAGCGCATCCAAAATGACTGTCGTGACAAAGTACCAGGGTACGACTGTCAAGGCATTGCAGAATCTGCGCCGCGAGGCCCGTGGCAATGGTACGCAGCTCAAAGTCGTCAAAAACCGCTTGGTTATCAAGGCACTCGCACAATCAGACGCTCTCAAAGGCACTGACACGAGCGCCCTGGAAGGCATGCTACTGTACGCCTTCAACGATCAGGACGAAGTCGCGCCAGCTCAGGTCATCGCTACCTTCGCCAAGCTCAATCCAACACTTGAATTTGTTGGTGCGATCAGCGCCGAAGGCAAGTTCCTGACTGCGGACGAAGTCAAATCACTGGCAACCATGCCAAGCAAGAACGAAATGATCGGCCAAGTAGTTGCAATGCTGCTGTCGCCGGTTCACGACGTTACGAACGCTCTATCAGGCAACCTGCACGCTTTGCTTGACGGTGTTTCAGACAAAGCTACCGCGTAA
- a CDS encoding M20/M25/M40 family metallo-hydrolase — MSDYVQLLQGLRQLVGFETVTGNHAQVGSCYDSIVSQIQSPRLYINRYSSNGYESLVISTQDTKHPKVLLQSHIDVVPAYPEQFQLVQKEGKLFGRGVYDMKYAAACFVHLLEDMGPAAQQYDFAVMLTADEEVNGLNGVDYLLNQGYGADVCILPDSGDEWNIEASSKGFATAEILVSGKSAHGSRPWEGDNAAVKLVDILTLLGEQFPYTAPLDTTCTLTRFDAGPAYNQIPGEATATFDIRYPDEASYASFKKHFQAFCEKHTVKAVFTAQAAAIQHDVDSPLLEVWQSVTEQITGKAPGYTHSFAASDARYLVPRGITTISARPKGGGHHGPNEWISEKEFYQYYEVVKKFVTIVAAVDLDSKYTHEPGNRSVQVDA, encoded by the coding sequence ATGTCTGATTATGTGCAACTTTTGCAGGGGCTGCGACAGCTCGTTGGTTTCGAAACAGTGACCGGCAATCATGCGCAGGTCGGATCGTGTTACGACTCTATTGTATCTCAGATACAGTCACCGCGGCTGTACATAAATCGTTATAGCTCAAACGGCTACGAATCACTTGTCATCTCGACCCAGGATACGAAGCATCCCAAGGTGCTATTGCAGTCGCATATTGACGTCGTTCCAGCCTATCCAGAGCAGTTCCAACTTGTTCAAAAAGAAGGAAAATTATTTGGGCGCGGCGTCTATGATATGAAATACGCTGCTGCCTGCTTCGTCCATTTACTGGAAGATATGGGACCAGCAGCGCAGCAGTATGATTTTGCGGTCATGTTAACGGCAGATGAAGAAGTAAATGGCCTCAACGGCGTTGATTATTTGCTCAACCAAGGCTACGGCGCCGACGTCTGCATACTGCCAGATAGCGGTGATGAGTGGAATATTGAGGCCAGCTCAAAGGGCTTTGCAACCGCCGAAATTCTTGTTAGCGGCAAGAGTGCACATGGATCGCGGCCATGGGAAGGCGATAATGCGGCCGTGAAACTGGTAGACATACTGACGTTACTCGGCGAGCAATTTCCATATACCGCGCCGCTTGATACAACCTGCACACTGACCAGGTTTGATGCAGGGCCCGCTTACAACCAGATTCCCGGCGAAGCGACCGCAACATTCGATATCCGCTATCCTGACGAAGCTAGCTACGCCAGTTTCAAGAAACACTTTCAGGCGTTTTGCGAAAAACATACTGTGAAAGCCGTTTTCACGGCGCAGGCTGCTGCGATTCAGCATGATGTCGACTCGCCGTTGCTGGAGGTGTGGCAATCAGTCACGGAGCAGATAACGGGCAAAGCGCCTGGCTATACGCATTCATTTGCGGCGAGCGATGCCCGGTATTTGGTGCCGAGGGGTATTACAACTATTTCCGCCCGGCCGAAAGGCGGTGGCCATCACGGACCAAATGAGTGGATCAGTGAAAAAGAATTTTATCAGTATTATGAAGTTGTCAAAAAATTCGTAACGATCGTCGCAGCCGTTGATCTGGATTCAAAATATACTCATGAGCCCGGCAACCGGTCCGTCCAAGTTGACGCATAG
- the ilvA gene encoding threonine ammonia-lyase, biosynthetic, whose translation MNDAVQQTLLAPVYDVAIKTPLQLAAKLSSLHNNAIYLKREDMQPVHSFKIRGAYNKIVSLSSAERAKGIIAASAGNHAQGVASSAQKLGIKATIVMPRTTPSIKIDAVKDYGAKVLLAGDSYSDAYDSCLKLQAETGQTLIHPFDDPYVIAGQGTVGKEILEQLPDVHYIFVPVGGGGLIAGIAQYVKALMPSVKIIGVEPADSNAMQASLKINERVILPHVGIFADGVAVKQVGELTYELCRTYVDSVVAVSNDQICAATKYIFETTRSIVEPAGALSLAGALQYISTHRVHDKKIVTICSGANITFERLQYIAERTMLGSGRELLFSVSLLERPGALAKFCTEVVNGHNITEFSYRLVDHTQAHILVEITVSGATDRDYFVTKLHKHGYDYADLSSDDVTKEHIRHMIGGPARAARGEQIYEVNFPERPGALADFLHSLGNKWNISLFHYRGQGADTGKVLIGFETAESDDVPRSLETTGYEYSPVMSRALQTFL comes from the coding sequence ATGAACGACGCAGTACAACAAACATTGCTGGCCCCAGTCTACGATGTGGCGATCAAAACACCGTTGCAACTCGCCGCGAAATTATCAAGTTTGCACAATAACGCAATCTATCTGAAACGTGAAGACATGCAGCCGGTACATTCGTTTAAAATTCGCGGTGCCTACAATAAAATCGTCAGCTTATCATCGGCAGAACGCGCCAAAGGTATCATTGCAGCCAGCGCCGGCAATCATGCGCAAGGCGTCGCATCCAGCGCTCAAAAACTCGGTATCAAAGCGACCATCGTCATGCCGAGAACAACACCAAGTATTAAAATCGATGCCGTCAAAGATTATGGCGCAAAGGTACTGCTTGCCGGTGATAGCTATAGCGACGCCTATGATAGCTGCCTGAAACTACAGGCCGAAACTGGCCAAACGCTGATTCATCCGTTTGACGATCCATATGTTATTGCCGGACAGGGAACGGTGGGCAAGGAAATCCTCGAACAACTGCCAGACGTTCACTATATATTTGTACCGGTTGGTGGTGGCGGACTGATTGCCGGCATCGCGCAGTACGTCAAAGCGCTCATGCCAAGTGTGAAAATTATCGGCGTCGAACCTGCCGACAGTAACGCGATGCAGGCATCACTCAAGATCAATGAGCGCGTGATACTGCCGCATGTCGGTATCTTTGCAGATGGCGTGGCCGTCAAGCAGGTGGGTGAATTAACATATGAGCTATGCCGCACCTATGTCGATAGTGTCGTGGCCGTGTCCAACGATCAGATATGTGCAGCGACAAAATATATATTTGAGACAACAAGGAGTATTGTGGAGCCGGCCGGAGCATTGAGTCTCGCCGGGGCGCTGCAGTACATTTCTACACATCGGGTTCATGACAAAAAGATTGTGACCATTTGCAGCGGCGCCAACATCACATTTGAACGGCTGCAGTACATTGCAGAACGTACTATGCTCGGCAGCGGCCGCGAATTACTCTTTAGCGTCAGCTTACTTGAACGACCGGGGGCTCTCGCTAAGTTTTGTACTGAGGTCGTCAACGGTCATAATATTACTGAATTTTCATATCGGCTGGTCGACCATACGCAGGCGCATATTCTGGTCGAAATCACAGTTAGCGGTGCGACCGATCGGGATTATTTTGTCACTAAACTACACAAACACGGCTACGACTACGCTGACCTCTCGAGCGATGATGTCACTAAGGAACATATCCGGCACATGATTGGCGGTCCGGCACGCGCAGCCCGCGGCGAGCAAATATATGAAGTTAATTTTCCAGAGCGGCCCGGTGCGTTGGCAGATTTTTTGCACTCGCTGGGCAATAAATGGAACATCAGCCTGTTTCACTACCGTGGCCAGGGTGCAGATACCGGCAAAGTCCTCATCGGTTTCGAAACTGCCGAATCTGATGACGTACCACGCAGTCTCGAAACCACGGGCTACGAGTACAGCCCAGTAATGTCCCGCGCACTACAAACATTTCTCTAA